A genomic segment from Malaclemys terrapin pileata isolate rMalTer1 chromosome 1, rMalTer1.hap1, whole genome shotgun sequence encodes:
- the MEST gene encoding mesoderm-specific transcript homolog protein isoform X1, translating into MVQRKLQQNHHSPEKPSGKGGLNESQELEVTIVFQVEKGLGTKTLGQRKDQMKEWWIQVGLLSVPLLAVYLHIPPPKLSPALHSWRASGRYFTYKTQNIFYRDSSGALGSSDIVVLLHGFPTSSYDWYKIWEGLTQRFQRVIALDFVGFGFSDKPRPHRYSIFEQANIVEGLLGHLGLRNQRINLLSHDYGDTVAQELLHRYEHNKTGCVLINSLCLSNGGIFPETHYPRFIQKILKDGGPLSPIITRLMNYYFFSRGLGAVFGPYTQPSAAEYWDMWTAIRTNDGNLVVDSILQYINQRKKHRDRWVGALTSTSVPLHLIYGPLDPVNPYPEFLQLYRKLLPASTVSVLDDHISHYPQLEDPMGFLNAYLNFINSF; encoded by the exons ATGGTACAAAGGAAGCTTCAACAAAACCACCATAGTCCTGAAAAGCCTTCAGGGAAAG GCGGCCTGAATGAAAGCCAGGAGCTGGAAGTCACCATCGTCTTCCAGGTTGAGAAGGGACTGGGAACTAAAACTCTAGGGCAAAGAAAAGACCA GATGAAAGAGTGGTGGATTCAGGTGGGGCTGCTGAGTGTACCCCTCCTTGCTGTCTACCTGCACATCCCTCCGCCTAAGCTGTCCCCAGCCCTTCACTCATGGAGGGCGTCAGGAAGGTACTTCACGTACAAGACCCAAAACATCTTTTACAGAG ATTCATCAGGTGCACTCGGCAGTTCCGATATTGTGGTTCTGTTACATGGCTTCCCAACCTCCAGCTATGATTGGTACAAG ATTTGGGAAGGGCTGACCCAACGATTTCAAAGGGTGATCGCTCTGGATTTTGTAGGATTCGGTTTTAGTGACAAGCCT AGGCCCCATCGCTATTCCATTTTTGAGCAGGCCAACATCGTCGAGGGGCTGCTGGGGCACCTGGGTCTCCGAAATCAGAGGATCAACCTCCTGTCTCATGACTATGGAGACACAGTTGCACAGGAACTGCTCCACAG GTATGAACACAATAAAACTGGATGTGTTCTGATCAACAGCCTCTGTTTATCCAATGGAG GTATTTTCCCAGAAACTCATTACCCCCGGTTCATTCAGAAG ATTCTCAAGGATGGTGGCCCGCTGTCCCCCATCATCACCCGGCTAATGAACTACTACTTCTTCTCAAGAGG ACTTGGAGCAGTCTTTGGTCCGTATACGCAGCCTTCAGCGGCGGAATACTGGGACATGTGGACAGCAATCCGGACAAATGATGGAAACCTTGTTGTTGACAG TATTTTACAGTATATAAATCAAAGAAAGAAGCACAGAGACCGTTGGGTTGGGGCTCTGACATCCACCTCTGTTCCAT TGCATCTAATCTATGGGCCCTTGGATCCCGTGAATCCATATCCCGAGTTTCTTCAGCTCTACAG GAAACTGCTTCCTGCGTCTACAGTCTCTGTTCTGGATGACCACATTAGCCACTATCCACAGCTTGAAGATCCTATGGGCTTCCTGAATGCATATTTGAACTTCATCAACTCCTTCTGA
- the MEST gene encoding mesoderm-specific transcript homolog protein isoform X2: protein MKEWWIQVGLLSVPLLAVYLHIPPPKLSPALHSWRASGRYFTYKTQNIFYRDSSGALGSSDIVVLLHGFPTSSYDWYKIWEGLTQRFQRVIALDFVGFGFSDKPRPHRYSIFEQANIVEGLLGHLGLRNQRINLLSHDYGDTVAQELLHRYEHNKTGCVLINSLCLSNGGIFPETHYPRFIQKILKDGGPLSPIITRLMNYYFFSRGLGAVFGPYTQPSAAEYWDMWTAIRTNDGNLVVDSILQYINQRKKHRDRWVGALTSTSVPLHLIYGPLDPVNPYPEFLQLYRKLLPASTVSVLDDHISHYPQLEDPMGFLNAYLNFINSF, encoded by the exons ATGAAAGAGTGGTGGATTCAGGTGGGGCTGCTGAGTGTACCCCTCCTTGCTGTCTACCTGCACATCCCTCCGCCTAAGCTGTCCCCAGCCCTTCACTCATGGAGGGCGTCAGGAAGGTACTTCACGTACAAGACCCAAAACATCTTTTACAGAG ATTCATCAGGTGCACTCGGCAGTTCCGATATTGTGGTTCTGTTACATGGCTTCCCAACCTCCAGCTATGATTGGTACAAG ATTTGGGAAGGGCTGACCCAACGATTTCAAAGGGTGATCGCTCTGGATTTTGTAGGATTCGGTTTTAGTGACAAGCCT AGGCCCCATCGCTATTCCATTTTTGAGCAGGCCAACATCGTCGAGGGGCTGCTGGGGCACCTGGGTCTCCGAAATCAGAGGATCAACCTCCTGTCTCATGACTATGGAGACACAGTTGCACAGGAACTGCTCCACAG GTATGAACACAATAAAACTGGATGTGTTCTGATCAACAGCCTCTGTTTATCCAATGGAG GTATTTTCCCAGAAACTCATTACCCCCGGTTCATTCAGAAG ATTCTCAAGGATGGTGGCCCGCTGTCCCCCATCATCACCCGGCTAATGAACTACTACTTCTTCTCAAGAGG ACTTGGAGCAGTCTTTGGTCCGTATACGCAGCCTTCAGCGGCGGAATACTGGGACATGTGGACAGCAATCCGGACAAATGATGGAAACCTTGTTGTTGACAG TATTTTACAGTATATAAATCAAAGAAAGAAGCACAGAGACCGTTGGGTTGGGGCTCTGACATCCACCTCTGTTCCAT TGCATCTAATCTATGGGCCCTTGGATCCCGTGAATCCATATCCCGAGTTTCTTCAGCTCTACAG GAAACTGCTTCCTGCGTCTACAGTCTCTGTTCTGGATGACCACATTAGCCACTATCCACAGCTTGAAGATCCTATGGGCTTCCTGAATGCATATTTGAACTTCATCAACTCCTTCTGA